The region AGGTTCTGCGCGGCACCACCAGCTGGGCCCCGTTCGTCGACGCCGAGCGCGCCGCCGGGCACCTCCTGGTCACCGAGCCCGTATTCGTGCTGCTCACGGCGGGTGTGGCGGCGCTCGGCGTCGCGGGGCTAGCCCGGCGCGACATGCCCGCCCGCGGCCCGCTCGTCGCGGTCTTCGCGGTGGGCGTCGGCCTGTTGTGTTTCGCGCACGCCCACCCCTTACTTTTCGACGCCCCCCTCGCCGCCTTCCGCAACCTGCACAAGTTCGACCCGTTGGTCCGCCTCCCCCTGGCGTTGGGGGCCGGGTGGGTGGTGTCCCGGGCGCGAACCCCGCAGCTGGTCGGCGCCGTCACGCTGGTGGCGGTCGCGGTATCCCCGGCGTGGTCGCTGCGCCTCCTCCCGCAGGGCACCTGGCAGGAACCATCCGAAGATTGGGTCGCGGCAGCCCGCTGGCTCGACGAACACGCCACCGGCACCCGCACGCTCGTCGTCCCCGCCGCGCCTTTCGCCCGCCAGACCTGGGGCTGGACGCGCGACGAACCCATCCAGGCGCTCAGTCAGGCGCGCTTCGCAGTGCGCGACGCCATCCCCCTCGTCGACCCGGAGGCGATCCGCGGCCTCGACGGCCAGGTCCGCGCCGTGGACTCGGAGGCGCTGCGCGCCATCGGGGTGGGCGTCGTCGTGGTGCGGCACGATTTGGAGGAGGCGGTGGCGTCGACAAGCGTGCCTAATCTTGGCGAGCCGACCGTGCGCTTCGGGGACGTCGATATCTATGCGCTGGAGCCCACGCGCGACATGATGCTGACCAGCGCCACCCCCGTCCGCGTCGACGCCGGCGGCGAGGCCCTGCCCCTGTTGTGGCGCGAGTTCGGCTACTTCCCCGCCACCCTGACCAGCGGCGATGCGGACATCGTGACCGATACCCCGGCGCTGGCGGTGCGCAACTACGGCGCCGTGCAGCGCGCGCAGTCCGCGCACCTGGCCACCGCTTCGGAGGGCAAAGACGTGCGCAACCGGGTGCCAGACTACCCGTCTGCGGGCACACCCGTCGGCGTAGCCATGGCAGGCAGCGCTTCAGCTTCTTCCTCCGCCGCCGACGCCACCGCCTTCGGCGGCGCCCGCGCCTCCCGGTCACTGACCGCCGCATTCGACGGCCTCGACGACACCGCCTGGTGGCCCGCCGCCCAAGACCCCCACCCGTGGCTACGCTTCACCCCCAACGCCGACACCGCCACCATCACCGCCACCGCCAACACAAAAGTGCAGGTCACGGACGCTTCCGGCGAGCGCACGCTCAGCCTCGTCGCCGACCAACCCCGCACCATCAGCGTACGCGGCGAAACCACCCTCACGCTCACCGAACCCGTCGGCATCACCGAAATCGACGCCGGCATCCACCGCATCGTCGACGTCCCCGGCACAGCCGACACCTACTTCTTCCAACGCCTCATGCCCGAAACCACCACACTGCAGCGCGCCTTCACCACCGCCGAAGACGCCGAATGGCACCTCTCCTCCCCCGCCCTTATCGACGGCTCCTCCGCCACCAACACCGTCTTCCTTCCCGCCGGGCGCCACGAATTGGTCACGGACGCCGAAACGATCACGCTGCGGCGCGGGCCTGCGCCTGCTGTTTCTTGGGAGCCGGTTATTGGTGGCGCAGTTGTGCCCGCCGACCAGGACCGCCTGCTCATCACCACCCGCGCGTTCAACCCAGGGCTCCAAGCCAGCCTCGACGGCGAACCCCTCACCGCCCAACGCATCGACGCCGGCCAGCTCGCCTTCCGCATCCCCGCAGGCCACGGTGGCACCCTCACGTTCTCCTTCGCAGGCGAGCGCCCCTACCGCCTCAGCCTATTCGGCGGGGCGGCGCTCAGCCTGGTCACCGCGCTGGTGTTGCTGTGGTTCGCGTGTCGACGCCGGTTTGTTGGCACTCCGGCCCGCCCCATCCCCGGCAGGATGGTGGCAGCGTTGCCGCTGGCAGCCGCGCTGTGCATCAACCCGGTACTCGGGATCGTCAGCGCCATCGGAGTCTGGGCGGTGCGCCGCTTTACCCTCCTGGCCAGACGCTACATTGCCGCCGGCGCC is a window of Corynebacterium pseudogenitalium DNA encoding:
- a CDS encoding alpha-(1->3)-arabinofuranosyltransferase domain-containing protein, producing MARAKLRSLTPHLVAWAIIALIVWAQAPGQIAADTKFDLTTNPAGFLAQAMHAYTDRFTLGQLQNQAYGYLFPQGVFFLLPLPAWVLQRCWWTLLVGLAFSGTYALARRLGMRGVAGPAVAGALYAFSPRILTTLTAISSEAWPVALVPWTLLPLLGDQRRGPRLAAALLPVACMGAVNATATIAACLPTLLVLCAQRHWRAAALWPVGAVLVNAWWLGPLVVLGRYSPPFTDFIESASVTTAWLNPIEVLRGTTSWAPFVDAERAAGHLLVTEPVFVLLTAGVAALGVAGLARRDMPARGPLVAVFAVGVGLLCFAHAHPLLFDAPLAAFRNLHKFDPLVRLPLALGAGWVVSRARTPQLVGAVTLVAVAVSPAWSLRLLPQGTWQEPSEDWVAAARWLDEHATGTRTLVVPAAPFARQTWGWTRDEPIQALSQARFAVRDAIPLVDPEAIRGLDGQVRAVDSEALRAIGVGVVVVRHDLEEAVASTSVPNLGEPTVRFGDVDIYALEPTRDMMLTSATPVRVDAGGEALPLLWREFGYFPATLTSGDADIVTDTPALAVRNYGAVQRAQSAHLATASEGKDVRNRVPDYPSAGTPVGVAMAGSASASSSAADATAFGGARASRSLTAAFDGLDDTAWWPAAQDPHPWLRFTPNADTATITATANTKVQVTDASGERTLSLVADQPRTISVRGETTLTLTEPVGITEIDAGIHRIVDVPGTADTYFFQRLMPETTTLQRAFTTAEDAEWHLSSPALIDGSSATNTVFLPAGRHELVTDAETITLRRGPAPAVSWEPVIGGAVVPADQDRLLITTRAFNPGLQASLDGEPLTAQRIDAGQLAFRIPAGHGGTLTFSFAGERPYRLSLFGGAALSLVTALVLLWFACRRRFVGTPARPIPGRMVAALPLAAALCINPVLGIVSAIGVWAVRRFTLLARRYIAAGAITAMGLWLARAPWPSAGYAGDAALMLVAGCVAVACLAWPD